Proteins encoded within one genomic window of Flavobacterium oreochromis:
- a CDS encoding ABC transporter ATP-binding protein produces the protein MIQIKQLKYSYSNHKKLQFPDFSCFPSQVLLITGNSGVGKTTLLHLLGGLLLPESGEILIDNCALESLNESERDHFRGKNIGVILQKNYFIESLNVLENVLIASYFGKQKEETIKAKEILNHLGLSDHFYKKTYQLSLGQQQRVSIARALINEPKVILADEPTSSLDDENVMILADLLESIAKVYQTAMIVVTHDARLKDRFPNQIRLI, from the coding sequence ATGATACAAATCAAACAATTAAAGTATAGTTATTCTAATCATAAAAAATTGCAATTTCCTGATTTTAGCTGTTTCCCATCTCAAGTTCTTTTAATCACAGGGAATTCAGGTGTTGGTAAAACTACTTTATTACATTTATTAGGAGGTTTATTGTTACCTGAATCAGGTGAAATCTTAATTGATAATTGTGCTCTAGAATCTTTAAATGAAAGTGAAAGAGATCATTTTAGAGGAAAAAATATAGGTGTTATCTTACAAAAAAATTATTTTATAGAATCCTTAAATGTTTTAGAAAATGTTTTGATAGCTTCTTATTTTGGAAAACAAAAGGAGGAAACGATTAAAGCAAAAGAAATTTTAAATCACTTAGGATTATCGGATCATTTTTATAAAAAGACTTATCAATTAAGTTTAGGACAACAACAGCGTGTATCTATAGCAAGAGCTTTGATAAATGAGCCCAAAGTAATCTTAGCAGATGAACCTACTTCTAGTTTAGATGATGAAAATGTAATGATATTAGCTGATTTATTAGAAAGTATAGCTAAGGTATATCAAACAGCAATGATAGTAGTTACACATGATGCTCGTTTAAAAGATCGTTTTCCAAATCAAATCCGATTAATATGA
- the radC gene encoding RadC family protein → MYTPINQWAEDDRPREKFLTKGKIALSDSELLAILIGSGTRNESAVQLCQRILASANNNLNQLGKLSIQQLIEFKGVGEAKALSIAAALELGRRRKEEAIEEITTITSSSQVYSLMQPVIGELPHEEFWVLFLNNSNKLIYKTQISKGGITGTIVDTRLVYKLAFDHFATGIILLHNHPSGRLNPSEADIKLTKKIIEAGKHLDILVLDHLIITEKAYFSFADENLL, encoded by the coding sequence ATGTATACGCCAATTAATCAATGGGCCGAGGATGATCGACCACGTGAAAAATTTTTAACAAAAGGGAAAATAGCTCTGTCAGATTCTGAGTTATTAGCTATTCTTATAGGTTCAGGGACTCGTAACGAAAGTGCTGTACAGTTATGCCAGCGTATTTTAGCTTCTGCAAATAATAATTTAAATCAGTTAGGTAAATTATCCATTCAACAGCTCATAGAGTTTAAGGGAGTTGGAGAAGCAAAAGCATTGTCTATAGCCGCAGCATTAGAATTAGGACGTAGGCGCAAAGAAGAAGCGATAGAAGAAATTACAACAATAACATCTAGTTCGCAAGTATATTCGTTAATGCAGCCCGTAATAGGGGAATTACCTCATGAAGAATTTTGGGTGCTATTCTTAAATAATTCGAATAAATTAATTTATAAGACACAAATCAGTAAAGGAGGAATTACAGGAACTATTGTAGATACTCGATTAGTTTATAAGTTAGCATTTGATCATTTTGCTACAGGGATAATTTTATTACATAACCATCCATCGGGAAGACTTAATCCTAGTGAAGCGGATATAAAGTTGACTAAAAAAATAATAGAAGCAGGGAAACATTTAGATATTTTAGTTTTAGATCATTTGATAATAACAGAAAAGGCGTATTTTAGCTTTGCTGATGAAAATCTGTTATAA
- a CDS encoding TonB-dependent siderophore receptor, which yields MYKSILIILLATMSIYTYGQKKRIYKDSINSIKEIAISGTANKFASNKVSSSLRLKTEISKIPQNIQIVTNELLKNQNITTMMENVTRNISGAQMNEHFGNYANINMRGFKLPSFRNGMNIDIGYGPLATDLSMVENIEFVKGPSGFMTSAGAPSGIYNVVTKKPTKKPVNEVSFSGGSFNFYRASLDLGGALTENGKLQYRFNSMYQYSETNRQFENNSRYSIVPSFKYEFNDNTSITTEFTYQKAKQMLSASYVFAPAEKGLGSLDRDISHIDQNYPSSDIEEVNLFIDFNHNFNTKWSINSQYMIMQYKQLGYTNWVYAIHPLGYTQRMLNNFDTKALNELAQIYLNGEVTFLGITHKLLSGIDYKKLNSKYDWSHIATYDPIPFNLFQPSYGNAVYPKFDRNLELTNIGSGTEYTSVYAQDEIWLLNNKLRVTLAGRYFNGKTNDDYKNEITIKKITPRAGISFDLTKNFTLYSQYDNSIIPNYGTNRTGKTFDPEYANNIEAGFKKSFLKDKLKTTISAYQITKKMY from the coding sequence ATGTATAAGTCTATTTTAATTATTCTATTAGCCACTATGTCTATATACACATATGGACAAAAAAAAAGAATCTACAAGGATTCGATCAATAGCATAAAAGAAATTGCAATATCTGGAACCGCAAACAAATTTGCTTCTAATAAAGTTTCTAGCAGTTTAAGATTAAAGACTGAGATTTCAAAAATTCCTCAAAACATTCAAATTGTAACGAATGAACTTTTAAAAAACCAGAATATTACTACAATGATGGAAAATGTCACCCGTAATATAAGTGGTGCTCAAATGAATGAACATTTTGGCAATTATGCTAATATAAATATGAGAGGTTTTAAACTTCCCTCTTTTAGAAATGGGATGAATATAGATATTGGATACGGACCATTAGCAACTGATTTATCTATGGTAGAGAATATCGAATTTGTAAAAGGTCCATCTGGCTTTATGACTTCAGCAGGAGCACCAAGTGGTATTTATAATGTAGTAACTAAAAAGCCTACTAAAAAACCAGTCAATGAAGTTAGTTTCTCAGGTGGAAGCTTTAATTTTTATAGAGCCTCCTTAGATTTAGGAGGAGCATTAACCGAAAATGGTAAGCTTCAATACCGTTTTAATAGTATGTATCAGTATTCCGAAACAAATAGACAATTTGAAAATAATTCTAGATATAGTATTGTTCCATCATTTAAGTATGAATTTAATGATAATACATCAATAACAACTGAATTTACTTATCAAAAGGCAAAACAAATGCTAAGTGCATCATATGTTTTTGCTCCTGCTGAAAAAGGACTTGGAAGTTTAGATAGAGACATTTCTCATATAGATCAAAATTATCCAAGTTCAGATATAGAAGAAGTAAATTTATTTATTGACTTCAATCATAATTTTAATACTAAATGGTCTATCAATTCTCAATACATGATTATGCAGTACAAACAATTGGGTTATACGAATTGGGTTTATGCTATACATCCTCTTGGTTATACCCAAAGAATGCTGAACAACTTTGACACCAAAGCATTAAATGAATTAGCTCAAATTTATCTAAACGGGGAAGTAACCTTTTTAGGAATAACTCACAAACTTTTAAGTGGTATAGACTATAAAAAACTAAACAGTAAATATGATTGGTCACATATAGCTACTTATGATCCAATCCCTTTTAATCTTTTTCAACCGTCTTATGGTAATGCGGTATACCCTAAATTTGATAGAAATTTAGAATTAACCAATATTGGTAGCGGAACAGAATATACATCAGTTTATGCACAAGATGAAATATGGTTGTTAAACAATAAACTTAGAGTAACTCTTGCTGGACGCTATTTTAATGGAAAAACAAATGATGATTATAAAAATGAAATTACTATTAAAAAAATAACACCCAGAGCAGGAATTAGTTTTGATTTAACAAAAAATTTCACTCTATACTCACAATATGACAATTCTATTATACCAAACTATGGTACCAATAGAACAGGAAAAACATTTGATCCAGAATATGCTAATAACATTGAAGCTGGATTTAAAAAATCCTTTTTAAAAGATAAATTAAAAACTACTATATCCGCCTATCAAATTACGAAAAAAATGTATTAG
- a CDS encoding TonB-dependent receptor domain-containing protein, which produces MNNKLQIGKVRSEGLEFDIQGQLSPQLNIVLNYAFTEVKTIEDTNPLNIGKRIEGHSKHTTNGWINYNFKEESIFKGFGTMLGYQYLVDRSTSNWGMDNKTILPDYLRVDTGINWRYRGLNIALNVNNLFNKYLYSGGIAGTIAYWQSEPGRNWRAMITYKF; this is translated from the coding sequence ATCAACAACAAATTACAGATAGGTAAAGTACGATCTGAAGGTCTAGAATTTGATATACAAGGACAACTATCCCCTCAATTAAACATTGTCTTAAATTATGCCTTTACAGAAGTAAAAACAATAGAAGACACAAATCCTTTAAACATTGGCAAAAGAATTGAAGGTCATTCAAAACACACAACAAATGGATGGATCAATTATAATTTTAAAGAAGAATCAATCTTTAAAGGTTTTGGAACTATGTTAGGCTATCAGTATTTAGTAGATCGTTCTACATCTAATTGGGGAATGGATAATAAAACCATATTACCTGATTACTTACGAGTAGATACTGGAATCAACTGGAGATATAGAGGATTAAATATAGCATTAAATGTAAATAATCTTTTCAACAAATATCTTTATTCTGGAGGAATAGCAGGGACAATTGCTTATTGGCAAAGTGAACCAGGCAGAAACTGGAGAGCTATGATAACTTATAAATTTTAA
- a CDS encoding PepSY-associated TM helix domain-containing protein — protein MKKNSFKQKTRKIHLWLGLISGIIVFIVATTGALYTFKEEIQTWNQQHPKVKTQNSLLLTPSILRNIATKKFPNKEIHAIKYNGTNKAAEIIFYKDSPSYHIVLYLNPYNGKIIKISDLNTGFFHFIFEGHMYLWLPHSIGQIIVATATLLFMFLVITGIILWYPKRNKEIKKRIWFQWKEGIKWKRKNFDLHNIIGFYTSLFALIFIITGLVWGFPWFGYLYYKAIGGEKSMIYQEPTAFYKNKNLKNSSLSLDKAWSIMKSEYPNAQSIEIHPPLNDSTSIACNSNSESNTLWRTDYRYFDQYSLEEKKVNHLWGQLKDADNSDKLLRMNYDIHTGAIGGLAGKIFAFLISLLIASLPITGFLIWWGRKNK, from the coding sequence ATGAAAAAAAATAGTTTTAAACAAAAAACACGAAAAATACATCTTTGGTTGGGGCTAATCTCAGGCATTATTGTTTTTATCGTGGCTACTACGGGAGCTTTATATACGTTTAAAGAAGAAATTCAAACTTGGAATCAACAACATCCTAAAGTCAAAACACAAAATAGTCTTCTTTTAACTCCTAGCATATTAAGGAATATAGCTACAAAAAAATTTCCAAATAAAGAAATACATGCTATAAAATATAATGGTACTAATAAAGCTGCTGAAATCATATTTTATAAAGATTCTCCTAGTTATCATATTGTATTATATCTAAATCCTTATAATGGTAAAATCATTAAAATAAGTGATCTAAATACAGGTTTTTTCCATTTTATATTTGAAGGTCATATGTACTTATGGCTACCACATTCTATTGGACAAATTATAGTAGCAACCGCTACATTACTTTTTATGTTTTTAGTTATTACAGGAATCATACTCTGGTATCCTAAACGAAATAAAGAAATTAAAAAAAGAATATGGTTTCAATGGAAAGAAGGAATTAAATGGAAAAGAAAAAATTTTGACCTACACAATATAATCGGATTCTATACTTCCTTATTTGCATTAATTTTTATTATTACAGGATTAGTTTGGGGATTTCCTTGGTTTGGATATTTATACTACAAAGCTATAGGCGGAGAAAAATCCATGATTTATCAAGAACCTACTGCTTTTTATAAGAATAAAAACTTAAAAAACAGCTCATTATCTCTAGACAAAGCTTGGTCTATCATGAAATCAGAATATCCTAATGCTCAATCAATTGAAATACATCCACCTCTAAATGATAGTACTTCTATAGCTTGTAATTCTAATTCGGAATCTAATACTCTTTGGAGAACAGATTATCGCTATTTTGATCAATATTCTTTAGAGGAAAAAAAAGTCAATCATTTATGGGGTCAACTCAAAGATGCTGACAATTCAGACAAGCTTTTACGTATGAATTATGATATACATACGGGAGCCATTGGTGGATTAGCAGGTAAAATTTTCGCATTTTTAATAAGTCTTTTAATAGCATCATTACCAATAACAGGTTTTTTAATTTGGTGGGGACGTAAAAATAAATAA
- a CDS encoding DUF6686 family protein: protein MCCNFSIINQTNNGMLIFLKGCQKYQLTFNNLNFSMSAEELDAFYKYLKRMNPVFWEREYEHSVYEKKIPIPTLQDNFIIMINRIELFELQVLTKPNKTEFFKLVENDILSINWN, encoded by the coding sequence ATGTGTTGCAACTTTTCAATCATTAATCAAACAAATAATGGTATGCTCATCTTTTTAAAAGGCTGCCAAAAATACCAACTAACTTTTAACAATCTAAACTTTAGTATGTCTGCTGAAGAATTAGATGCGTTTTATAAGTATTTAAAAAGAATGAATCCTGTCTTTTGGGAAAGAGAGTATGAACATTCTGTATACGAAAAAAAGATTCCTATCCCTACTCTTCAAGATAATTTTATCATTATGATAAATAGAATAGAATTATTTGAACTTCAAGTTTTAACAAAACCTAATAAAACTGAATTTTTCAAATTAGTTGAAAATGACATTTTATCCATAAACTGGAATTAA
- a CDS encoding LuxR C-terminal-related transcriptional regulator, translating to MKTVAILDTPSLFRKAFNSFIHKLLIKSKNYELDTFYQLENLTQKIIINYLFFDPTSLNNDSLNQIIHLKQENKMIKLIIMTSNEIYLKNHTTIKPNIINSVDAIISKDCSESQIIELFQSIDKNEEYFPSKSFYKPRDFNLTKQEHCILKMLTEGKTNEQISNKLCISIHTFRTHRKNIMKKIGVNTTTNLILYSLKNNIINN from the coding sequence TTGAAAACAGTAGCCATATTAGACACTCCAAGCTTATTTCGAAAAGCTTTTAACTCCTTTATACATAAATTACTAATTAAATCTAAAAATTATGAATTAGATACTTTTTATCAATTAGAAAATTTAACACAGAAAATAATCATAAACTATCTTTTCTTTGACCCTACTAGTCTTAATAATGATTCACTGAATCAAATTATTCATCTAAAACAAGAAAATAAAATGATTAAACTCATTATTATGACTTCTAACGAAATCTATCTCAAGAATCATACAACAATAAAACCAAACATTATTAACTCAGTTGATGCTATTATCAGTAAAGATTGTTCTGAATCTCAAATCATAGAACTATTTCAGTCTATAGATAAAAATGAAGAATACTTTCCTTCAAAAAGTTTTTACAAACCACGAGATTTCAATTTAACAAAACAAGAACATTGCATCTTAAAAATGCTAACAGAAGGTAAAACTAATGAGCAAATTTCAAATAAACTATGTATCAGTATTCATACTTTTCGCACACATAGAAAAAACATTATGAAAAAAATAGGTGTTAATACAACTACCAATCTAATTCTTTATAGCTTAAAAAATAATATTATAAATAATTAA
- a CDS encoding pyridoxal-dependent decarboxylase — MQKIYLDDCILFHHPKYVAHLNCPILTPTLVAEAFISSLNSSMDTWDQSTGGTYIELKLIEWTLELLKYPKQGEGIFTSGGTQSNLMGLLLARDHYIKTRYNINPVMEGLPAEASKFKVLCSEVSHFSLKRILAY; from the coding sequence ATTCAAAAAATATACCTTGATGATTGCATTCTTTTTCACCATCCAAAATATGTAGCTCATCTAAATTGTCCTATCCTTACTCCTACTTTAGTTGCAGAAGCTTTTATTTCTTCTCTAAACTCCTCCATGGATACTTGGGATCAAAGTACAGGTGGAACATATATTGAATTAAAATTAATTGAATGGACACTTGAATTATTAAAATATCCTAAACAAGGTGAAGGTATTTTTACAAGTGGAGGCACACAATCTAATTTAATGGGGCTCTTATTAGCTAGAGACCATTACATTAAAACAAGATATAACATAAATCCTGTTATGGAAGGGCTACCAGCAGAAGCATCAAAATTTAAAGTACTTTGTTCTGAGGTAAGCCATTTTAGCCTAAAAAGAATCTTAGCCTATTAG
- a CDS encoding pyridoxal phosphate-dependent decarboxylase family protein, with product MNIQELKTKIEQLKTNGDIPIAIVGTAGTTDFGSIDPLEEIAIIAKENNLWFHVDAAYGGGLLISEVHKNKLKGIELSDSATIDYHKTFYQPVSSSGFFMRDKSFVDYIKYHADYLNSKEQEEEGIPNMVKKSIQTTRRFDALKLWFTLRCIGVKGLSSYLETAIENALYTASVLKNRNDFEIIHQPEISAIVFRYTPFEDQHNSSYCNLNSYIRKAIFNEGKAIITSTKVNEKVFLKFTLLNPLTTTNDIDEIIDLITYHGQQYSIKN from the coding sequence ATGAACATTCAGGAACTTAAAACCAAAATAGAACAACTAAAAACGAATGGAGATATACCTATAGCTATAGTAGGAACAGCTGGTACTACAGATTTTGGTTCAATCGATCCGTTAGAAGAAATAGCAATAATTGCGAAAGAAAACAATCTATGGTTTCACGTTGATGCTGCCTATGGTGGAGGTTTATTAATTAGTGAAGTACATAAAAATAAATTAAAAGGAATAGAGCTTTCTGATTCTGCCACAATAGACTATCACAAAACTTTTTACCAACCTGTTAGTTCCAGTGGTTTTTTTATGCGTGATAAATCATTTGTTGACTATATAAAATACCATGCTGATTATTTAAATTCTAAGGAACAAGAAGAGGAAGGAATTCCTAATATGGTTAAAAAATCTATTCAAACAACTAGACGATTTGATGCGCTTAAATTATGGTTTACACTTCGCTGTATAGGTGTAAAAGGTTTAAGTTCATATCTAGAAACAGCTATAGAAAATGCACTCTACACAGCTAGTGTATTAAAAAACAGAAATGATTTTGAAATTATTCATCAACCAGAAATCAGCGCAATCGTTTTTAGATATACTCCTTTTGAAGATCAACACAATTCTTCCTACTGTAATTTAAATTCGTATATAAGAAAAGCCATTTTTAATGAAGGAAAGGCTATTATAACCAGTACGAAAGTGAACGAAAAAGTTTTTCTAAAATTCACTCTTCTAAATCCTTTAACAACTACAAATGATATAGATGAAATCATTGATTTAATCACTTATCATGGTCAACAATATTCAATTAAAAATTAA
- a CDS encoding lysine N(6)-hydroxylase/L-ornithine N(5)-oxygenase family protein, giving the protein MKNKTYDFIAIGVGPFNLGLACLTNPIENLNGLFFDKNESFDWHPGMLLQDTTLQIPFLADLVTLADPTSPFSFLNYIKEKGKIYSFYIRENFLLLRNEYNQYCQWAINKLPNVYFGKEVTLIDYNEQEKIYLVTVQDTKTKKKIFMLVVS; this is encoded by the coding sequence ATGAAAAATAAAACGTATGACTTTATTGCAATTGGCGTAGGCCCATTTAATCTTGGCTTAGCTTGTCTAACAAATCCTATAGAGAATTTAAATGGTTTATTTTTTGATAAAAATGAATCATTTGATTGGCATCCTGGAATGCTTTTGCAAGACACTACTTTACAAATTCCTTTTTTAGCTGACTTAGTTACACTAGCTGACCCTACAAGTCCCTTTAGTTTCTTAAATTATATAAAAGAAAAAGGGAAAATATACTCTTTTTATATTCGTGAAAACTTCTTACTTCTACGTAACGAATACAATCAATATTGCCAATGGGCTATAAATAAATTACCTAATGTTTATTTTGGCAAAGAAGTAACCTTAATAGATTACAATGAGCAAGAAAAAATCTATTTAGTTACTGTACAAGACACTAAAACCAAAAAGAAAATATTTATGCTTGTCGTAAGTTAG
- a CDS encoding SidA/IucD/PvdA family monooxygenase, whose product MPNSCQSLKSQAIHSSDYLANKQKLQLKKSITVLGSGQSAAEVFNDLLQEIDIYGYQLNWITRSPRFFPMDYSKLTLEMTSPEYVDYFYNLPEEKRDHLIQNQKELYKGINKDLIGSIFDTIYYKKVLHPIDVNLRTNAACINSKYNQISQKFELELHHTEQDKNFEHTTEALILATGYSSTIPSFINEIRHKINWDNKGRYATNRNYTIDTEGDTIFVQNAELHTHGFVTPDLGMACYRNSYIIKEITGKEIYPIEKQIAFQQFGITETEKQKSNLEL is encoded by the coding sequence ATTCCTAACTCATGTCAATCACTCAAAAGCCAAGCTATACATTCTTCTGATTATTTAGCTAATAAGCAAAAACTTCAATTAAAAAAATCTATTACGGTTTTAGGAAGTGGTCAAAGTGCGGCCGAAGTTTTCAATGATTTATTACAAGAAATAGATATCTATGGCTATCAACTAAACTGGATTACTCGATCTCCTCGTTTTTTTCCAATGGACTATAGCAAACTAACCCTTGAGATGACTTCTCCTGAATACGTAGATTATTTTTATAATTTACCTGAAGAAAAACGAGATCATTTAATTCAAAACCAAAAAGAATTATATAAAGGAATTAACAAAGACTTAATTGGAAGTATTTTTGACACTATATATTATAAAAAAGTCTTACATCCCATTGATGTCAATTTAAGAACTAACGCTGCCTGTATCAATTCTAAGTACAATCAAATATCACAAAAATTTGAATTAGAACTTCATCATACGGAACAGGATAAAAATTTTGAACATACCACAGAGGCTCTAATACTAGCAACTGGTTATTCTAGCACTATTCCTTCATTTATTAATGAAATTCGTCATAAAATTAACTGGGATAATAAAGGACGCTATGCAACTAACCGTAATTATACTATTGACACAGAAGGTGATACAATTTTTGTTCAAAATGCTGAATTACATACACATGGTTTTGTAACTCCTGATTTAGGAATGGCATGCTATAGAAACTCTTATATTATTAAAGAAATCACAGGTAAAGAAATTTATCCTATTGAAAAACAAATTGCCTTCCAACAATTTGGCATTACTGAAACAGAAAAACAAAAATCAAACCTAGAATTATAA
- a CDS encoding heparan-alpha-glucosaminide N-acetyltransferase domain-containing protein, whose product MGLTNNRIAAIDFTRGISVFFLVIVHTMLIYGTLKTQTDTIIGQIIIWLGRGAAMYLIAMGIAFTFSRRQSFYAIIKRALYILFIGYSLNFVKFIIPEFIFGGLPYRFLNAYHLKTQTLQTELFFLGLGDILQLAGLSLILIAFINQITNSKWIYFFLDSL is encoded by the coding sequence ATGGGATTGACAAACAATAGAATTGCTGCAATAGATTTTACTAGAGGTATAAGTGTCTTTTTTTTAGTCATTGTACACACAATGCTTATATACGGTACACTCAAAACCCAAACAGATACAATAATAGGTCAAATAATAATTTGGCTAGGACGCGGAGCTGCTATGTATCTTATTGCTATGGGAATAGCATTTACTTTTTCTAGAAGACAATCTTTTTATGCCATTATAAAAAGAGCTTTATACATATTGTTTATAGGCTATTCATTAAATTTTGTAAAATTTATAATCCCAGAATTCATATTTGGAGGCTTACCTTATCGTTTTTTAAATGCTTATCATTTAAAAACACAAACACTCCAAACAGAATTATTTTTCTTAGGACTTGGAGATATTTTACAATTAGCAGGATTAAGTTTAATCCTCATTGCTTTTATTAATCAAATAACAAATAGTAAATGGATATATTTCTTTTTGGACTCTTTATAA
- a CDS encoding acyltransferase family protein produces the protein MDIFLFGLFIIVISKEVSGININIIGLEYVTDLFFSNQYNVYFPVFPWSAFIFIGVFLGKQLKEINNDTQIFFKNLALQSLGLILLGFILVFTNYKYHFGDYYHLGPGGTIILLGIMMLSFWISNQLVKLFNPNSRFFNTIIYLSKNTTSIYFIQWTLINWGMYVFGFWNLDQWHVLGLIILFTIFTLALNILYRKLQSLSIISFEKQPISS, from the coding sequence ATGGATATATTTCTTTTTGGACTCTTTATAATTGTAATATCCAAAGAAGTCAGCGGAATTAATATAAACATCATAGGGCTTGAATATGTAACGGATTTATTCTTTAGCAATCAATACAATGTATACTTTCCTGTATTTCCTTGGAGTGCTTTTATCTTTATCGGAGTATTCCTCGGTAAACAATTAAAAGAAATAAATAATGACACCCAGATATTCTTTAAGAATCTAGCGTTACAAAGTTTGGGTTTAATTTTGTTAGGGTTCATACTTGTATTCACAAATTACAAATATCATTTTGGAGATTATTACCACCTAGGACCTGGAGGTACTATCATTTTACTAGGTATTATGATGCTTTCTTTTTGGATATCTAACCAACTAGTTAAGTTATTTAACCCTAACTCTCGATTCTTCAATACAATAATTTATTTAAGTAAAAACACTACTAGCATTTACTTTATTCAATGGACTCTAATTAATTGGGGAATGTATGTTTTTGGATTCTGGAATTTAGATCAATGGCATGTTTTAGGGCTCATTATCTTATTTACAATATTCACTTTAGCACTTAATATTCTATACCGAAAATTACAGTCACTCAGCATTATATCGTTTGAAAAACAACCAATAAGTAGTTAA